Proteins from one Streptomyces sp. NBC_00390 genomic window:
- a CDS encoding sensor histidine kinase, whose amino-acid sequence MTGTGVAALVAAGAVLLAVGIVIGRITARRGAGPDLDLGTPVERATFHTLHTASLAAPPLRAGLTEDTARKAARRLRSLLGTEALCLTDRDSVLAWDGRGADHHREQVLARVAEMLDSGRSQSLHSQCADLECPLRWVVIAPLTGEEGVLGALVAYGSRESAVLVRAATEVARWVSVQLELAELDRSRTRLIEAEIRALRAQISPHFIFNSLAAIASFVRTDPERARELLLEFADFTRYSFRRHGEFTHLADELRSIEQYLALAGARFGDRLKVTLQVAPEVLPVTLPFLCLQPLVENAVKHGLEDSRNECRVTIMAQDAGAEAMVTIEDDGVGMDPEVLRGILAGERTSASGIGLCNVDERLRQVYGDGHGLVIETAVGAGMKITIRIPKYRAGVHSSAGPRTDT is encoded by the coding sequence TTGACCGGCACGGGAGTGGCCGCGCTCGTCGCGGCGGGGGCGGTGCTGCTCGCCGTCGGCATCGTGATCGGCCGCATCACGGCGCGCCGCGGCGCGGGGCCCGACCTCGATCTCGGCACGCCCGTCGAACGGGCCACCTTCCACACCCTGCACACCGCATCCCTCGCCGCGCCCCCGTTGCGGGCCGGGCTCACCGAGGACACCGCCCGCAAGGCCGCCCGGCGGCTGCGCTCGCTGCTCGGCACCGAGGCGCTCTGCCTCACCGACCGCGATTCCGTGCTCGCCTGGGACGGCCGCGGCGCCGACCACCACCGGGAACAGGTCCTGGCGCGCGTCGCCGAAATGCTGGACTCCGGGCGCAGCCAGAGCCTGCACTCCCAGTGCGCGGACCTCGAGTGCCCGCTGCGCTGGGTCGTCATCGCCCCTCTCACCGGCGAGGAAGGAGTGCTCGGGGCGCTCGTCGCCTACGGCTCACGGGAGTCGGCCGTGCTGGTGCGGGCGGCCACCGAGGTGGCCCGCTGGGTGTCCGTACAGCTGGAGCTCGCCGAACTCGACCGCTCCCGCACCCGGCTGATCGAGGCCGAGATCCGTGCGCTGCGGGCCCAGATCTCCCCGCACTTCATCTTCAACTCACTTGCCGCCATCGCCTCGTTCGTCCGCACCGATCCCGAGCGGGCCCGTGAACTGCTGCTGGAGTTCGCCGACTTCACGCGCTACTCGTTCCGGCGCCACGGCGAGTTCACCCATCTCGCCGACGAACTGCGCTCCATCGAGCAGTATCTGGCGCTGGCCGGCGCCCGGTTCGGCGACCGACTCAAGGTGACCCTCCAGGTCGCGCCCGAAGTGCTGCCGGTGACACTGCCGTTCCTGTGTCTGCAGCCGCTCGTCGAGAACGCCGTCAAGCACGGCCTCGAGGACTCCAGGAACGAGTGCCGCGTCACGATCATGGCGCAGGACGCGGGAGCGGAGGCAATGGTGACCATCGAGGACGACGGCGTGGGCATGGACCCGGAGGTGCTGCGGGGCATCCTGGCAGGGGAGCGGACCTCCGCCTCGGGCATCGGCCTGTGCAATGTCGACGAGCGGCTGCGCCAGGTGTACGGGGACGGGCACGGCCTGGTGATCGAGACAGCCGTCGGCGCAGGCATGAAGATCACGATCCGCATCCCCAAGTACCGCGCGGGAGTGCATTCGTCGGCGGGCCCGCGGACGGATACCTGA
- a CDS encoding sigma-70 family RNA polymerase sigma factor encodes MATATATTDERALVELQREHGPALMNFLQGLTYGDQQRAEDLLQETFVKAWQHPEAFDAPYESMRPWLFTVGRRLAIDARRSRMARPTEIGDGVLATTADPCDPTESAVAVLDVRAAVESLSPEHRAVLVQIYFHGLSVNEAAQALGIPPGTVKSRSHYALRALARGLPGYSRARRPVRH; translated from the coding sequence ATGGCGACGGCGACCGCGACGACCGACGAGCGGGCCCTGGTGGAGCTGCAGCGTGAGCACGGCCCCGCCCTGATGAACTTTCTGCAGGGGCTGACCTACGGCGACCAGCAGCGTGCCGAGGACCTGCTGCAGGAGACCTTCGTCAAGGCCTGGCAGCACCCCGAGGCGTTCGACGCCCCCTACGAGTCGATGCGGCCCTGGCTGTTCACCGTCGGCCGCCGGCTCGCGATCGACGCCCGCCGCTCGCGCATGGCCCGCCCCACGGAGATCGGTGACGGGGTGCTCGCCACCACGGCCGACCCCTGCGACCCCACCGAGAGCGCCGTCGCCGTGCTCGATGTGCGCGCCGCCGTGGAGTCGCTCAGCCCCGAGCACCGCGCCGTGCTGGTGCAGATCTACTTCCACGGGCTGAGCGTGAACGAGGCCGCGCAGGCGCTCGGGATACCACCGGGCACCGTCAAGTCGCGGTCGCACTACGCCCTTCGCGCACTTGCCCGCGGACTGCCCGGCTACAGCCGGGCGCGCCGTCCCGTGCGCCACTGA
- a CDS encoding LytR/AlgR family response regulator transcription factor, with product MLRVLAVDDEKPALEELLYLLRSDTRISSAEGATDATEALRRIGRALDAGPDGDDAIDVVFLDIHMAGLTGLDVARLLAGFARPPLIVFVTAHEGFAVQAFDLKAVDYVLKPVRRERLAEAVRRVRDLHLTAREPHRAGPAATAPAPHTAPAHPTPGPAQGGEQIAVELGGVTRFVPVDQITYAEAQGDYARLHTADGSHLVRIPLSTLEERWASRGFVRIHRSHLVALGRIDELRLDAGATTVRVGTAELAVSRRHARQLRELLMRHARG from the coding sequence ATGCTGCGCGTACTGGCTGTGGACGACGAGAAACCGGCGCTCGAGGAACTGCTCTATCTGCTGCGTTCCGACACCCGGATCAGCAGCGCGGAGGGGGCGACGGACGCCACCGAGGCGCTGCGCCGCATCGGCCGTGCACTGGACGCCGGCCCCGACGGCGACGACGCCATCGACGTCGTCTTCCTCGACATCCACATGGCCGGGCTCACCGGACTCGACGTCGCCCGGCTGCTCGCCGGGTTCGCCCGTCCGCCGCTGATCGTCTTCGTGACCGCGCACGAGGGGTTCGCCGTCCAGGCCTTCGACCTCAAGGCCGTCGACTATGTGCTCAAGCCGGTGCGCAGGGAGCGCCTGGCCGAAGCGGTACGCCGGGTACGCGACCTGCATCTCACCGCCCGCGAGCCGCACCGCGCGGGCCCGGCTGCCACTGCTCCCGCCCCGCACACGGCACCGGCACACCCAACTCCCGGCCCGGCCCAGGGCGGCGAGCAGATAGCGGTGGAACTGGGCGGTGTCACCCGCTTCGTACCGGTCGACCAGATCACCTATGCCGAGGCCCAGGGCGACTACGCGAGGCTCCACACCGCCGACGGCAGCCATCTGGTCAGAATCCCGCTCTCCACCCTGGAGGAGCGCTGGGCGTCCCGCGGCTTCGTACGCATCCACCGCAGCCATCTCGTCGCCCTCGGCCGCATCGACGAACTGCGCCTGGACGCCGGTGCCACCACCGTCCGGGTCGGCACGGCCGAGCTCGCCGTCAGCCGCCGGCACGCACGCCAGCTGCGCGAACTGCTGATGCGCCACGCCCGGGGCTGA
- a CDS encoding universal stress protein yields MNEHAPHRFERGTDGPKVIVVGVDGSDSSLRAAAYAGGLARRQNALLAIVYVQPVLPAGAALGAPVADTTGEIAESLVAEIRSAAERVKGIWDVRWEFHTFHGDPFSGLVTAADRLEADAVVVGASQSAGHRIVGSVAVRLVKAGRWPVTVVP; encoded by the coding sequence GTGAACGAGCACGCGCCTCACCGTTTCGAACGCGGTACGGACGGCCCCAAGGTGATCGTCGTCGGCGTCGACGGATCCGACTCCTCGCTGCGGGCCGCGGCGTATGCGGGAGGGCTGGCGCGGCGGCAGAACGCGCTGCTGGCCATCGTCTACGTGCAGCCGGTGCTGCCCGCGGGCGCCGCGCTCGGGGCGCCGGTGGCGGACACGACCGGGGAGATCGCCGAGAGCCTGGTGGCGGAGATCCGGTCGGCGGCGGAAAGGGTGAAGGGCATCTGGGACGTCCGCTGGGAGTTCCACACCTTCCACGGTGACCCGTTCAGCGGTCTGGTCACCGCGGCCGACCGGCTGGAGGCGGACGCCGTGGTGGTCGGGGCCTCACAGTCGGCGGGGCACCGGATCGTCGGTTCGGTCGCCGTACGGCTGGTGAAGGCCGGCCGCTGGCCGGTGACCGTCGTTCCTTAG
- a CDS encoding sodium/solute symporter, with the protein MNQTYAVAAVTAVVLATVLIGALGLRISRTTSDFYVASRTVKPGLNAAAISGEYLSAASFLGIAGLVLLQGPDMLWYPVGYTAGYLVLLVLVAAPLRRSGAYTLSDFAEARLESAHVRRLASLFVVGIGWLYLLPQLQGAGLTLEILTGAPDWVGGLVVAFVVTGAVAAGGMRSITFVQAFQYWLKLTALLVPALFLVAVWAGDDTPRARFDAPAVFREHTDVRVDDTVRIDLDAPLTLTVTGRVDGTRHQAQRITLDRGTHRVDAGTVLAFPQGATVPERAAASGADTFRWSQPLSGGRDGYQLYATYGLILATFLGTMGLPHVAVRFYTSPNGRAARRTTLVVLSLIGAFYLLPPVYGALGRIYAPELTLTGAADAAVLVLPERMMGGLAGDLLGALLAGGAFAAFLSTASGLTMSVAGVITQDVLPSRGVRHFRLATVLAMAVPFALSVVASQVPVADAVGLAFAVSASSFCPLLVLGIWWRGLTPPGAAAGLVVGGGAALTAVMATRAGLAPEGWPHTLMAWPAVWSVPLGFLTMVAVSLATPRHIPPGAAAILARLHLPEDLVGRPPHEGAQR; encoded by the coding sequence GTGAACCAGACCTACGCGGTGGCCGCCGTCACCGCCGTGGTGCTCGCCACCGTGCTCATCGGCGCGCTCGGCCTGCGCATATCCCGCACCACCTCCGACTTCTACGTCGCCTCCCGCACCGTGAAACCCGGCCTCAACGCCGCGGCGATCAGCGGCGAGTACCTGTCCGCCGCCTCCTTCCTCGGCATCGCCGGACTCGTCCTGCTCCAGGGCCCCGACATGCTCTGGTACCCCGTCGGTTACACCGCCGGATACCTCGTCCTGCTGGTCCTGGTCGCCGCCCCGCTGCGCCGCTCCGGGGCGTACACCCTCTCCGACTTCGCCGAGGCACGGCTGGAGTCCGCACATGTGCGCAGGCTCGCGAGCCTGTTCGTGGTCGGCATAGGCTGGCTGTATCTGCTGCCTCAGCTGCAGGGCGCCGGCCTGACGCTGGAGATCCTCACCGGCGCACCGGACTGGGTCGGCGGACTGGTCGTCGCGTTCGTCGTCACCGGGGCCGTCGCGGCGGGCGGCATGCGCAGCATCACCTTCGTCCAGGCCTTCCAGTACTGGCTCAAGCTCACCGCCCTGCTGGTGCCCGCCCTGTTCCTCGTCGCCGTCTGGGCGGGCGACGACACTCCGCGGGCCCGCTTCGACGCACCCGCCGTCTTCCGCGAGCACACCGACGTGCGCGTCGACGACACCGTCCGCATCGACCTCGACGCGCCGCTGACGCTCACAGTGACCGGCCGCGTCGACGGCACCCGTCACCAGGCACAGCGGATCACTCTCGACCGGGGCACGCACCGCGTCGACGCCGGCACCGTGCTCGCCTTCCCGCAGGGCGCCACGGTTCCCGAGCGGGCCGCCGCATCCGGCGCGGACACCTTCAGATGGTCCCAGCCGCTGTCGGGCGGGCGGGACGGCTATCAGCTGTACGCGACGTACGGGCTGATCCTCGCCACGTTCCTCGGCACGATGGGGCTCCCGCATGTCGCCGTCCGCTTCTACACCAGCCCGAACGGACGTGCCGCACGCCGCACCACCCTCGTCGTCCTCTCGCTGATCGGCGCCTTCTATCTGCTGCCGCCGGTGTACGGCGCCCTCGGCCGGATCTACGCTCCCGAACTCACCCTCACCGGGGCCGCCGACGCCGCTGTCCTGGTGCTGCCCGAGCGGATGATGGGCGGCCTCGCGGGCGATCTGCTCGGCGCGCTGCTCGCGGGCGGTGCCTTCGCCGCCTTCCTGTCCACGGCGTCCGGGCTGACCATGTCCGTGGCCGGTGTCATCACCCAGGACGTGCTGCCCTCGCGGGGCGTACGGCACTTCCGGCTCGCGACGGTGCTCGCCATGGCAGTCCCGTTCGCCCTCAGCGTCGTGGCGTCCCAGGTGCCGGTCGCCGACGCGGTGGGACTGGCGTTCGCCGTCTCGGCGTCGTCGTTCTGCCCGCTGCTCGTCCTCGGCATCTGGTGGCGCGGACTCACCCCGCCCGGTGCCGCTGCCGGTCTCGTGGTGGGCGGGGGAGCGGCACTGACCGCGGTGATGGCCACCCGCGCGGGGCTCGCGCCCGAGGGCTGGCCGCACACGCTGATGGCCTGGCCGGCCGTCTGGTCGGTGCCGCTCGGCTTCCTGACCATGGTGGCCGTGTCACTGGCCACACCCCGTCACATACCGCCGGGCGCCGCCGCGATCCTCGCCCGGCTGCATCTGCCGGAGGACCTCGTCGGCAGGCCACCACACGAAGGAGCTCAGCGTTGA
- the lysX gene encoding bifunctional lysylphosphatidylglycerol synthetase/lysine--tRNA ligase LysX, which yields MSVTVAQRTPARGSLASKVPGAFAVFFGLLGAFCVLLALIPPLRLLLHPVVLFLDRFAVPVSANLAYAVFLLLLAAAVGARKRAAWWLVVIYLGLLALSDVLVLVIAAEWAWLPNLVLCLLAIAVLIRARGEFYARSRRGTFRRALAVLVLGLAAGILVGWALVEVFPGGLPQSQRLLWAANRVLGGLVSGDQFDGRPPRFLFFLLGLFGALALLAAAHTLLRSQRLEAALHGDEEARLRALLGAYGAQDSLGYFATRRDKAVVFSPSGKAAVTYRVEAGVCLASGDPVGEREAWTPAIDAWLDLARRYAWAPAVMGASEEGAKAYARSGLGAIQLGDEAILNVARFDLGGRDMRVIRQAVNRVKRTGAHTRIRRHRTLTDEEMQHIVDRADAWRDTEAERGFSMALDRLGDPADGDCLLVEALDGDGELIALLSFVPWGEDGISLDLMRRDPGAPNGIMEFMVAELCAHAGKIGVRRISLNFAVFRSVFEEGARIGAGPVLRLWRRLLLFFSRWWQLEALYRSNVKYQPDWYPRFLCYGDGGSLARVGLASGIAEGFVSVPSLRTMWGRGRSGRRPEGVVPPLSTEGLPSIDALGLAAPATAAGAGQERLPEQVRIRHAKMERLRAAGIDPYPVEIPRRTRTLAEIRAAHSADAPGSRSGERVTVAGRVMVVRDLGGIVFALLRDWSGDLQLVLSRAAAGDGVLDGFTSTVDFGDHITADGEIGVSDRGELSVFVTGWRLTGKCLRPLPDKRHGLADPEARVRQRYLDLVASPDARDVVRRRSTAVQALRQGLLDRGFLEVETPMLQQIHGGANARPFTTHINAYDLDLYLRIAPELYLKRLCVGGMEKVFEMGRTFRNEGVSYKHNPEFTMLEAYQAFADYDEMLELTRELIQGAATAAFGSQVAHKAGPDGKLVAHDISGIWPVRTVHEAISAALGEEVDADTEEQALRTLCDRAGVPHIPDDTRGDIVLEMYERLVEERTKLPTFYKDFPTDVSPLTRRHRHDPRLAERWDLVAFGTELGTAYSELTDPVEQRSRLTAQSLLAAGGDPEAMEIDEDFLAALEYAMPPTGGLGIGVDRLVMFLTGLTIRETLPFPLVRRT from the coding sequence ATGAGTGTCACCGTGGCGCAGCGCACTCCCGCCCGCGGCAGCCTGGCTTCCAAGGTGCCCGGCGCGTTCGCGGTGTTCTTCGGGCTGCTGGGGGCGTTCTGCGTACTCCTCGCCCTCATCCCGCCGCTGCGGCTCCTGCTGCACCCCGTCGTCCTGTTCCTGGACCGTTTCGCCGTCCCGGTCAGCGCCAACCTCGCCTACGCCGTGTTCCTGCTGCTGCTCGCCGCCGCCGTCGGAGCCCGCAAGCGGGCCGCGTGGTGGCTCGTCGTCATCTATCTGGGGCTGCTGGCGCTGTCCGATGTCCTGGTGCTCGTCATCGCCGCGGAATGGGCCTGGCTGCCCAACCTGGTGCTGTGTCTGCTCGCCATCGCGGTCCTGATCCGGGCCCGTGGCGAGTTCTACGCCCGCAGCAGACGCGGCACGTTCCGCCGTGCCCTTGCCGTGCTGGTGCTGGGCCTGGCGGCCGGGATCCTCGTCGGCTGGGCCCTCGTCGAGGTGTTCCCGGGAGGACTGCCGCAGAGCCAGCGGCTGCTCTGGGCCGCCAACCGGGTCCTCGGTGGACTGGTGTCGGGCGACCAGTTCGACGGCAGGCCACCACGCTTCCTTTTCTTCCTGCTCGGACTGTTCGGCGCGCTCGCCCTGCTTGCCGCCGCCCACACCCTGCTGCGCTCCCAGCGTCTGGAAGCCGCACTCCACGGCGACGAGGAGGCCCGGCTCCGCGCCCTGCTCGGCGCCTACGGAGCCCAGGACTCGCTCGGCTACTTCGCCACCCGTCGCGACAAGGCCGTCGTCTTCTCACCCAGCGGCAAGGCCGCCGTCACCTACCGTGTCGAGGCGGGTGTCTGCCTGGCCAGCGGTGACCCGGTCGGCGAACGGGAGGCCTGGACGCCCGCCATCGACGCCTGGCTGGACCTCGCGCGGCGCTACGCCTGGGCCCCCGCGGTCATGGGCGCGTCGGAGGAGGGGGCCAAGGCCTACGCGCGGTCCGGACTCGGGGCGATCCAGCTCGGCGACGAGGCGATCCTGAACGTCGCCCGCTTCGACCTGGGCGGCCGGGACATGCGCGTGATCCGGCAGGCGGTGAACCGGGTCAAGCGGACCGGCGCGCACACCCGCATCCGCCGCCACCGCACCCTGACCGACGAGGAGATGCAGCACATCGTCGACCGGGCCGACGCCTGGCGGGACACCGAAGCCGAACGCGGCTTCTCCATGGCCCTGGACCGGCTCGGGGACCCGGCCGACGGAGACTGCCTGCTCGTCGAGGCCCTCGACGGCGACGGCGAACTGATCGCGCTGCTGTCCTTCGTGCCCTGGGGCGAGGACGGGATCTCCCTCGACCTGATGCGCCGCGACCCCGGGGCACCCAACGGGATCATGGAGTTCATGGTCGCCGAGCTGTGCGCCCATGCCGGCAAGATCGGCGTCCGCCGTATCTCCCTCAACTTCGCGGTCTTCCGCTCGGTCTTCGAAGAGGGCGCCCGCATCGGCGCCGGTCCCGTGCTGCGGCTGTGGCGCCGGTTGCTGCTCTTCTTCTCCAGGTGGTGGCAGCTCGAGGCCCTGTACCGGTCCAACGTGAAGTACCAGCCCGACTGGTATCCGCGCTTCCTGTGCTACGGCGACGGAGGCTCGCTCGCCCGCGTCGGACTCGCCTCCGGGATCGCCGAAGGCTTCGTCTCCGTACCGAGCCTGCGCACCATGTGGGGGAGAGGACGGTCGGGCAGACGGCCCGAGGGCGTGGTCCCACCCCTGTCCACCGAAGGACTGCCGTCCATCGACGCGCTCGGCCTGGCCGCGCCGGCGACGGCCGCCGGGGCGGGCCAGGAACGGCTCCCCGAGCAGGTACGCATCCGCCACGCCAAGATGGAGAGGCTGCGTGCCGCCGGCATCGATCCGTACCCCGTCGAGATCCCCCGGCGCACCCGTACCCTCGCCGAGATCAGAGCCGCGCACTCGGCGGACGCCCCCGGCAGCCGAAGCGGCGAACGGGTGACGGTCGCCGGACGGGTGATGGTCGTACGCGACCTCGGCGGCATCGTCTTCGCCCTGCTGCGCGACTGGTCGGGCGATCTGCAGCTGGTCCTCAGCCGCGCCGCGGCCGGCGACGGCGTGCTGGACGGCTTCACCTCCACCGTCGACTTCGGCGACCACATCACCGCCGACGGCGAGATCGGCGTCAGCGACCGGGGCGAGCTCTCCGTCTTCGTCACCGGCTGGCGGCTGACCGGCAAATGCCTGCGCCCGCTGCCCGACAAACGGCACGGGCTCGCCGACCCTGAGGCCCGCGTGCGGCAGCGCTATCTGGATCTCGTCGCCAGCCCCGACGCGCGCGACGTCGTGCGCCGCCGGTCCACCGCCGTTCAGGCACTGCGACAGGGCCTGCTGGACCGCGGTTTCCTCGAGGTCGAGACGCCGATGCTGCAACAGATCCACGGCGGAGCCAACGCCCGGCCCTTCACCACCCACATCAACGCCTACGACCTCGACCTGTATCTGCGCATCGCGCCCGAGCTGTACCTCAAACGGCTGTGCGTGGGCGGCATGGAGAAGGTCTTCGAGATGGGCCGCACGTTCCGCAACGAGGGCGTGTCCTACAAGCACAACCCCGAGTTCACGATGCTCGAGGCCTACCAGGCCTTCGCCGACTACGACGAGATGCTCGAGCTCACCCGGGAGCTGATCCAGGGCGCGGCGACCGCCGCCTTCGGTTCTCAAGTCGCCCACAAGGCCGGTCCGGACGGCAAGCTCGTCGCCCACGACATCTCCGGCATCTGGCCGGTCAGGACGGTGCACGAGGCGATCTCCGCGGCGCTCGGCGAGGAGGTGGACGCCGACACCGAGGAGCAGGCGCTGCGTACCCTGTGCGACCGTGCGGGCGTTCCGCACATCCCGGACGACACCCGCGGCGACATCGTCCTGGAGATGTACGAACGGCTGGTCGAGGAAAGGACGAAACTGCCCACGTTCTACAAGGACTTCCCGACCGATGTCTCCCCTCTCACGCGCCGGCACCGCCATGACCCACGGCTGGCCGAACGCTGGGACCTGGTCGCGTTCGGTACGGAACTGGGTACGGCATACTCGGAGTTGACCGACCCTGTGGAGCAACGGAGCCGGCTGACCGCGCAGTCGCTGCTCGCGGCCGGCGGTGACCCTGAGGCCATGGAGATCGACGAGGACTTCCTGGCCGCCCTGGAGTACGCCATGCCGCCGACCGGAGGCCTGGGCATCGGCGTCGACCGGCTCGTCATGTTCCTCACGGGACTGACCATCCGCGAGACCCTGCCCTTCCCGCTGGTCCGCCGCACCTGA